One Rhizobium sp. NRK18 genomic window carries:
- a CDS encoding aminopeptidase P family protein — translation MFQSFDVTSTPQFGRARVEALRARFDGLGIDAFLVPRADEYQGEYVPASAERLSWLTGFTGSAGIAFIGRNEAVVFVDGRYTTQLVSQVDGEVFSGGDLVNAPPHVWLKTHAAPGLRVGIDPRLHTGADVRRLEKALEKSGGTLVILDENPVDAIWDDRPAEPCEPIAVQPEHIAGKPAAEKIATIAEGLAEEKCSAVLLSDPSSVAWAFNIRGNDVPHTPHPLARAIIHADGRAELFCDGEKIKGAAMDHLSALATLFPPDTLSKRLAAIAVDSGRILVDSGSASYFLTQAIRDAGGEAVEGSDPAQLPRACKNAAELNGSRAAHLQDGAAMCAFLHWLDTSEPGDVTEIAAAKALEAARARVGERMQNALKDVSFETISGAGPDAAIIHYRVTTATDRPLKAGEMYLVDSGAQYVNGTTDITRTVAIGEVPEEQKTFFTLVLKGMIAISLARFPKGTRGCDLDPLARIALWKAGADYGHGTGHGVGAYLSVHEGPQRISRLSTQELLPGMILSNEPGYYRPGAFGIRIENLIVVREEVEIAGGDRPMLGFETITFCPIDKRLIVTDLLTREELQWIDAYHAEVREKLMPFIDEMAVRAWLDAATTPFSVHS, via the coding sequence ATGTTTCAATCCTTTGATGTCACCTCCACACCGCAATTCGGCCGCGCCCGGGTCGAGGCCTTGCGGGCCCGTTTCGACGGGCTCGGCATCGATGCTTTTCTGGTGCCGCGGGCGGACGAATATCAGGGGGAATATGTGCCGGCCTCGGCCGAACGGCTGTCCTGGCTGACGGGGTTCACGGGATCGGCGGGCATTGCCTTCATCGGGCGCAACGAGGCGGTCGTCTTCGTCGACGGTCGCTACACGACGCAGCTTGTCAGCCAAGTCGATGGCGAGGTCTTTTCTGGGGGGGATCTGGTGAATGCACCGCCGCATGTCTGGCTGAAGACGCACGCGGCGCCGGGCTTGCGGGTCGGCATCGATCCGAGGCTTCATACGGGCGCCGACGTGCGCAGGCTCGAAAAGGCGCTGGAAAAAAGTGGCGGTACGCTGGTGATCCTCGATGAGAACCCGGTCGATGCGATCTGGGACGATCGCCCGGCCGAGCCCTGCGAGCCGATTGCGGTTCAGCCGGAGCACATCGCCGGAAAGCCGGCCGCCGAGAAGATCGCGACGATCGCCGAGGGGCTGGCGGAGGAGAAATGTTCGGCCGTCCTGCTGTCCGATCCGTCCTCGGTCGCCTGGGCATTCAATATCCGCGGCAACGACGTGCCGCACACGCCGCATCCGCTGGCACGGGCGATCATCCATGCCGACGGGCGGGCGGAGCTGTTCTGTGACGGCGAGAAGATCAAGGGTGCGGCGATGGATCATCTTTCGGCGCTCGCCACGCTGTTTCCTCCGGATACGCTTTCGAAGCGGCTGGCAGCGATTGCCGTCGACAGTGGCCGTATTCTGGTCGACAGCGGTTCGGCGTCCTATTTCCTGACGCAGGCCATACGCGATGCGGGCGGTGAGGCGGTCGAGGGCAGCGATCCGGCGCAGCTGCCGCGTGCTTGCAAAAATGCGGCCGAGCTCAACGGTTCGCGCGCCGCGCATCTGCAGGACGGTGCGGCCATGTGCGCCTTTCTCCACTGGCTCGATACGTCCGAGCCGGGCGACGTGACGGAAATCGCGGCGGCGAAGGCGCTGGAGGCTGCCCGCGCCAGGGTCGGCGAGCGGATGCAGAACGCGCTGAAGGACGTATCGTTCGAGACGATTTCCGGCGCCGGTCCGGACGCGGCGATCATTCACTACCGAGTGACGACGGCGACCGACCGGCCGCTGAAGGCCGGCGAGATGTATCTCGTGGATTCCGGCGCGCAATATGTCAACGGCACGACGGACATTACCCGGACGGTCGCGATCGGCGAGGTGCCGGAGGAGCAGAAGACCTTCTTCACGCTGGTCCTGAAGGGCATGATCGCCATTTCGCTCGCCCGCTTCCCCAAGGGCACGCGCGGCTGCGACCTCGATCCGCTGGCCCGCATCGCGCTGTGGAAGGCGGGGGCGGATTACGGCCATGGCACCGGTCACGGCGTCGGCGCCTATCTCTCGGTGCATGAGGGTCCGCAGCGCATCTCCCGGCTCTCGACGCAGGAGCTGCTACCCGGCATGATCCTTTCCAACGAGCCGGGCTATTACCGGCCGGGCGCCTTCGGCATCCGCATCGAGAACCTGATCGTCGTCCGGGAAGAGGTAGAGATCGCCGGCGGCGACAGGCCGATGCTCGGCTTCGAGACGATCACCTTCTGCCCGATCGACAAGCGGCTGATCGTCACCGATCTCTTGACCCGCGAGGAGCTGCAATGGATCGATGCTTATCACGCCGAGGTTCGGGAGAAGCTGATGCCCTTCATCGACGAGATGGCCGTCAGGGCCTGGCTGGACGCTGCAACGACGCCGTTTTCCGTTCATTCGTGA
- a CDS encoding fumarylacetoacetate hydrolase family protein has translation MKLMRVGAPGAEKPAIVDGDGKIRDLSGHVADIGGDAISPEGLAKIAKIDLSSLPVIDGRVGPCVAGTGKFICIGLNFSDHAAESGMAVPPEPVIFMKATSAICGPYDNVLIPRGSEKTDWEVELGVVIGKTAKYVSEADALDYVAGYCVSHDVSERAFQTERSGQWTKGKSCDTFGPVGPWLVTKDEIADPQALNMWLKVNGETMQNGSSATMVYGVKFLVSYLSQFMSLQPGDIISTGTPPGVGMGMKPPRYLKPGEVVELGIEGLGSQKQTFVADA, from the coding sequence ATGAAACTGATGCGTGTCGGTGCGCCGGGTGCCGAGAAGCCCGCCATTGTCGATGGTGACGGCAAGATCCGTGACCTGTCCGGCCACGTGGCCGATATCGGCGGCGACGCCATCTCGCCGGAAGGGCTGGCCAAGATCGCCAAGATCGATCTCTCGAGCCTGCCGGTCATCGACGGGCGTGTAGGCCCGTGCGTTGCCGGTACCGGCAAGTTCATCTGCATCGGCCTGAACTTCTCCGACCACGCCGCCGAATCCGGCATGGCGGTGCCGCCAGAGCCGGTGATCTTCATGAAGGCGACCTCGGCGATCTGCGGCCCCTACGATAACGTGCTGATCCCGCGCGGCTCTGAAAAGACCGACTGGGAAGTCGAGCTCGGCGTCGTCATCGGCAAGACGGCGAAATATGTCAGCGAAGCCGATGCGCTCGACTACGTCGCCGGCTACTGCGTCAGCCATGACGTGTCCGAACGCGCCTTCCAGACCGAACGGTCCGGCCAGTGGACGAAGGGCAAGTCCTGCGACACGTTCGGCCCGGTCGGTCCCTGGCTGGTGACCAAGGACGAAATCGCCGATCCGCAGGCGCTCAACATGTGGCTGAAGGTCAATGGCGAGACGATGCAGAACGGTTCTTCGGCAACCATGGTCTATGGCGTGAAGTTCCTGGTGTCCTATCTCAGCCAGTTCATGAGCCTGCAGCCGGGCGACATCATTTCCACCGGCACGCCCCCAGGCGTCGGCATGGGCATGAAGCCGCCGCGTTACCTGAAGCCCGGCGAAGTCGTCGAACTCGGCATCGAGGGCCTCGGCAGCCAGAAGCAGACCTTCGTCGCCGACGCCTGA
- a CDS encoding AzlD family protein → MSDQFHLDMVLLILASAIVTYLTRIGGYVLITRLKTMPPRLEAALNAVPAAVLTTLWAPAFVYGGYDVKITIAAALVIGLRYSQIVTIVAALAIILLLRHGFGL, encoded by the coding sequence ATGAGCGACCAGTTTCATCTCGATATGGTTCTGCTGATCCTGGCGTCCGCCATAGTGACCTACCTCACCCGCATCGGCGGATATGTCCTGATCACCCGGCTGAAGACCATGCCGCCACGGCTGGAAGCGGCGCTGAACGCCGTGCCGGCGGCGGTGCTGACGACGCTCTGGGCACCAGCATTCGTCTACGGCGGCTACGATGTGAAGATCACCATAGCCGCCGCACTTGTGATTGGCTTGCGCTACTCGCAGATCGTGACGATCGTCGCCGCACTGGCGATCATCCTCCTCCTGCGGCACGGCTTCGGCCTTTGA
- a CDS encoding AzlC family ABC transporter permease, which translates to MNSREFLLGVRGGLPVLASAPFGLLFGALATANGVTFGEASLMSATIYAGASQIVGIELFGQHVPAWLVVLSVFAVNFRHILYSAALAPFVREFGVLQRALTFFLLTDPQFAESLRHYEKTKSLTFTWYLGCGTLIYGQWLIMTMVGAYFGQLIGDPHALGLDVLLPVYFLGLVIGFRKRSRFLPIVGTSAIASTLALKLVGSPWHVSIGAIAGVAVAALLPVRTTPDQNGAQPKAVVE; encoded by the coding sequence ATGAACTCAAGAGAGTTTCTTCTCGGCGTGCGCGGCGGACTGCCGGTGCTGGCCTCGGCACCGTTCGGTCTCCTGTTCGGAGCGCTCGCGACAGCCAACGGCGTGACCTTCGGCGAGGCATCGCTGATGAGCGCGACGATCTATGCCGGCGCCAGCCAGATCGTCGGTATCGAACTGTTCGGCCAGCATGTCCCAGCATGGCTTGTGGTTCTGTCGGTCTTTGCCGTGAATTTCCGCCACATTCTCTATTCCGCGGCTCTTGCGCCTTTCGTGCGCGAATTCGGCGTCCTCCAGCGCGCCCTCACCTTCTTCCTGCTCACCGATCCGCAATTTGCCGAATCGCTGCGTCATTACGAGAAGACGAAATCGCTCACCTTCACCTGGTATCTCGGCTGCGGCACGCTGATCTACGGGCAATGGCTGATCATGACCATGGTCGGAGCCTATTTCGGCCAGCTGATCGGCGATCCGCACGCGCTCGGCCTCGACGTCCTGCTGCCCGTCTATTTCCTCGGGCTCGTCATCGGCTTTCGCAAGCGAAGCCGCTTCCTGCCGATCGTCGGCACCAGCGCCATAGCTTCGACGCTCGCCCTCAAGCTGGTGGGTTCGCCCTGGCACGTCAGCATCGGGGCGATCGCGGGCGTCGCGGTCGCCGCCCTGCTGCCAGTCAGGACCACGCCGGATCAAAATGGCGCTCAGCCGAAGGCGGTGGTCGAATGA
- a CDS encoding DUF2164 domain-containing protein, producing the protein MKPIEFPKEEKLALARRLQDYLQEEADVDIGQLGAEFLLEFIAKEIGIHFYNRGLRDAQAFVTAKMEDVVEAISLLEREA; encoded by the coding sequence ATGAAACCGATCGAATTTCCCAAAGAGGAGAAGCTGGCGCTGGCCAGGCGTCTGCAGGACTATCTGCAGGAGGAGGCCGACGTCGATATCGGCCAGCTCGGAGCGGAATTCCTTCTCGAGTTCATTGCCAAGGAGATCGGCATCCACTTCTACAATCGCGGCCTCAGAGACGCGCAGGCGTTCGTAACCGCGAAGATGGAAGACGTGGTCGAGGCGATCTCTCTTCTGGAGCGGGAGGCCTGA